The bacterium genome has a window encoding:
- a CDS encoding radical SAM protein — MGKNLLLVNPWIYDFAAYDLWIKPLGLLYLASLLRENGYHITYLDCLDISDPLMQDYLVRNHIQIKRKSDGSGQFPKTFLEKPYPLRNVPRRYGRYGITLDIFNQRLREAPRPEAVLVTSMMTYWYPGAAKVIELVRSYDPRIPILLGGNLVTLCPQTAHSLGADFCLPGEGEEAVLTTLQGLTGQPIRYEPDPENLDSLPYPAFDLQNRVDYVLLQTSRGCPFRCVYCASGLVYPKFRRRSAASVVREIEDSLRKYRIRHFVFSDDALCSGAGEHLIPILRSVEAKGIRGYFHTPNALHAREITDDLARLLYRTGFQTLRLGFETSDPIRQKLTGGKVNNEQFQQAIGNLRTAGFSRAQIGVYILAGLPGQTIEEVEESVDFVFKTGAYPILTEFSPIPGTPLWPHCLESSPFDLSSDPLVHNNSILPCQSPRLSWEDYLRLKLRIRARCGAEII; from the coding sequence ATGGGGAAAAATTTATTGCTCGTTAATCCCTGGATCTATGATTTTGCCGCCTATGACCTGTGGATCAAGCCGCTCGGATTACTTTATCTGGCCAGCCTGCTGCGGGAAAATGGATACCATATTACCTACCTTGACTGCCTGGATATTTCAGATCCTCTCATGCAGGACTATCTGGTCCGGAATCATATTCAGATAAAGAGGAAGTCGGATGGATCGGGTCAATTCCCCAAAACATTTCTGGAAAAACCTTACCCCTTGCGGAATGTTCCCCGCAGGTATGGCCGGTACGGGATAACCCTGGACATTTTCAACCAGCGGCTGCGCGAGGCACCTCGTCCTGAAGCGGTGCTTGTGACCTCGATGATGACCTACTGGTATCCTGGCGCAGCCAAGGTTATCGAGCTGGTGCGAAGCTACGACCCCCGGATTCCCATTCTGCTTGGCGGCAATCTGGTGACTCTCTGCCCGCAGACCGCCCATTCCCTGGGAGCGGATTTCTGCCTGCCTGGAGAAGGTGAAGAGGCGGTGTTAACGACCCTGCAGGGTCTCACCGGCCAGCCGATCCGCTATGAACCGGATCCGGAAAACCTCGACAGTTTGCCATATCCGGCCTTTGACCTGCAGAACAGAGTGGATTATGTCCTGCTGCAAACATCCAGGGGGTGTCCGTTCCGGTGTGTATATTGCGCTTCAGGCCTGGTATATCCGAAGTTTCGCCGCAGATCTGCGGCCAGCGTAGTCCGGGAAATCGAAGATTCACTGCGAAAGTACCGCATCCGTCACTTCGTTTTTTCCGATGACGCTCTCTGCTCTGGAGCCGGGGAGCATCTCATCCCCATTCTGCGGTCCGTGGAAGCCAAAGGGATACGAGGATACTTTCATACACCCAATGCTCTCCATGCGCGGGAGATCACGGATGATCTGGCCCGACTGCTCTACCGGACCGGATTTCAGACACTTCGCCTGGGTTTTGAAACCTCTGATCCCATCCGGCAAAAGCTCACCGGGGGAAAGGTAAATAATGAACAATTTCAGCAGGCTATAGGAAATTTGCGTACGGCGGGTTTTTCTCGTGCTCAGATCGGCGTCTATATCCTGGCTGGCCTGCCAGGCCAGACTATTGAGGAAGTAGAAGAATCGGTCGATTTTGTCTTCAAAACCGGTGCTTATCCGATTTTGACCGAATTTTCACCTATTCCGGGGACTCCCCTGTGGCCGCACTGTCTGGAGAGCTCTCCCTTCGACCTGTCTTCGGACCCCCTGGTGCATAACAACTCAATTCTCCCCTGCCAGAGCCCCCGGCTTTCGTGGGAAGATTATCTCCGGTTAAAACTCAGGATCCGCGCCAGGTGCGGTGCGGAAATCATCTAG
- a CDS encoding response regulator produces the protein MYKLLVVEDEPAIRDVFKYLLEDRGFEVYLAEDGHEALSIFHTRSPEIVFLDLSLPRGMTGKDVLKEIRKSNSRTAVVIITGSSEEDAQSIIGQLNVQYILKKPFRLDYVEKQILPKIKEKLRSQQDLDDFRTAPGADPEF, from the coding sequence ATGTACAAGCTTTTGGTTGTTGAAGACGAGCCGGCGATTCGGGATGTTTTTAAGTATCTCCTGGAAGACAGGGGTTTTGAGGTTTACCTGGCCGAGGATGGACATGAGGCACTGTCCATTTTTCATACTCGATCTCCGGAGATTGTATTTCTGGATCTCTCGCTTCCCCGCGGCATGACCGGAAAAGATGTTCTCAAGGAAATCCGAAAGTCCAATTCCCGGACAGCGGTGGTTATTATCACCGGCTCTTCGGAAGAGGATGCTCAATCCATTATTGGCCAATTGAACGTTCAGTATATTCTGAAAAAGCCATTCCGGCTGGACTATGTCGAGAAGCAGATACTCCCGAAAATCAAAGAGAAACTGCGGTCCCAGCAAGACCTAGATGATTTCCGCACCGCACCTGGCGCGGATCCTGAGTTTTAA
- a CDS encoding response regulator — MEPKHILLVDDDTGMRDVLRDILEDEGFRITTAENGKMALEHLQRQTFDLVLTDLKMPQMDGIEFLECIEQNHPEVKVIVITAYGGKNNYDQAKYLGAFEFLSKSIRIEELKKIVKGIISRENEI, encoded by the coding sequence ATGGAACCGAAACATATCTTATTGGTTGATGATGATACGGGTATGCGAGATGTATTACGGGATATCCTGGAGGATGAGGGATTTAGGATAACTACAGCCGAAAATGGGAAAATGGCTTTAGAGCACCTGCAAAGACAGACCTTTGATCTCGTATTGACAGATTTGAAGATGCCTCAGATGGATGGTATCGAGTTCCTGGAATGCATAGAGCAAAATCACCCGGAAGTAAAGGTCATCGTGATAACTGCCTATGGCGGAAAAAATAACTATGATCAGGCCAAATATCTGGGTGCCTTTGAATTTTTAAGCAAGTCTATCAGGATTGAAGAATTAAAAAAAATCGTCAAGGGCATTATCAGCCGGGAAAACGAGATCTAA